The genomic DNA tatgattttttttttggattatgtCTGTCTGTCTAGTGTGTtgtaattatgattttttttgttggattatgTCTGTCTGTCTAGTGTGTTGTAATATGATTCATTATTTGTTTGGTGACTTGCTGCAATCTGTACTCTCTCTACTGCAGTCTATACTTGTAAAGCCTTACTGGCTTATTTTTAATCAATCGATTTAATCTAATCTCGAGCTAATTCATCTTGTTTCTAGTTACCTGCAACTATATATGAGTCCTTTGAATCATCACTTTTGACCGATCGGAGACGCACACAATTATCACTGATCCAAGtccttttgaaatatataacaaGGTTGGTTGTTCCAAACAAGGTAACTGATGATGAATGAGGTTGTGTCTCTAAACAATCGGAAGTCTTTGATGAATGACAAGCTCATCAAGCAGGGTTGAAGATCTGCAGTAGTCACTGATGGAAATAAAAAGTTTCAGATactttacacacacacaaaaataaaggtATCGATACTAAGCCGTAAAAGAGCTTCAAAGAAAGTAAGCTATACAGTTCCAAGCAGCTAGCTCGTGCTGCATCAGTAGACAACTCTTTTTGCTCAAGGAAATTAAATAATCCAGAATAAGTCTTCATCTGAAACACATCAAAAGGTAAAGAGACCTTAGGTTATGAAATGAAAGTGCAATACCGATTTAGTATTAGAAGAGATTTCAAACCTTGCTTGACTTGTCtaaggaagaaacaaagaacatgTTGTTACTGTCTGCAATCGGCTCTGGATGAGCTCCAAATTGCTCTTCATCAAAGTTTCTGAAAGTGAGATCAATGTCAGGTAAATGGAAGTCATCATATTCGCAAACGGTCTCTTCACAAACTCCAATGTCTTGTAGATTTTGATGCCACAACCGCAAGAAACAGAGCTAAGCTCATGTAACTAATGGTTCCACAATGAGACTATgtaatgtataatataaaataaacctGAATGTTCTTATTATATGGACTTTTGTATTCCCAAAAGGACTCACCAAGTGTAGAAGACGAGGAAAAGTGTGAAAAATCAACAATCAGCTCTTTTCCGGTCTGTGGAAGATCCTTTAACCGCTCTTTAGATTTCATTGGAAGCTCCAATGGAGATGGATCAGCTCGTTCTATTAAAGACAAACCATTATTCTCTTCCTTGAGCTGAAGTTTCTCCAATTCAAGAATCTGTTCCAAGACAAAACTAGCTTCTCTACACGGCGAGATCTATTCATCTACAAAGcttaaacatatatacaaaacaacCAAGAGCATATGGCCTAGTGGTTTTATCGAGTGGGTTGAGGACTCTTCCTATAAATCAAGATCGTTGTGGTTCCCTCTTGGTCTACTGTCATGTAGTAACGAATCTATATACAAAACAAGATTCACACCTTGTTCATCTCGGATCGTCCCTTAGGTTTAACCATTCGTAAAGATTCCTCTAAcgaaaaatcatcatcatccataacTCGAAAACCCCACACAACCGCGAAATATCTAGTACGAGGACACCCGGTGTAGTACGCCACATCATCCCTTCTATGATGCTCAGAAGAGACACCACCACCAACATGGAACTTATCGTTACATCCATGGCAAAGAAACATTCTATGGTCAAAACATCGAACAACACAAGGCTGGTCCTTACAAGAATCACATAAACCGCTCGATCATTTGCAGAACTCGTTGATGGAATGGTTTTAACATTGACTGGTAAAATGTCTTTTGTTTAGAGTGTCTAACAagtattcttctttttagtcATACACaagttttttcaaatttaaatttttagatcTTCAATTAGGTGTTCTACCATTAAAGTATAGAAAAATTAATGGATATTCTTAAGTATCTAAATTTTGAGATTTGCATTTTTCAGTTATAAATATAGTTGGATCCCACCATTGGAGATGATCTAACATCTTTCTCGAAGTTTATTACAGATTATTAAGAATtcgtaattataatatttgttgcTTGATTTGATTTTGCATATGCATGTTGTTACGTCTTCGAACTGTTGCAATTGCATACATTTGACACCAATCATATAAAGTATTTTGTACATTAAAAAAACTCTGTATAGGCCGCACATTTTAATACGTATAAAACGTATAAAAACAACTTGGCTCGGACTAGCATATTAAGTTAAGAGATAGATTGCATGAACATGAGACACTCGGGTATTGTCAcgtatttttagttttactgtTGTTTATGTCTCTT from Camelina sativa cultivar DH55 chromosome 7, Cs, whole genome shotgun sequence includes the following:
- the LOC104704722 gene encoding putative zinc finger protein At1g68190, producing the protein MANLPIGLCDSCKDQPCVVRCFDHRMFLCHGCNDKFHVGGGVSSEHHRRDDVAYYTGCPRTRYFAVVWGFRVMDDDDFSLEESLRMVKPKGRSEMNKISPCREASFVLEQILELEKLQLKEENNGLSLIERADPSPLELPMKSKERLKDLPQTGKELIVDFSHFSSSSTLGESFWEYKSPYNKNIQLCFLRLWHQNLQDIGVCEETVCEYDDFHLPDIDLTFRNFDEEQFGAHPEPIADSNNMFFVSSLDKSSKMKTYSGLFNFLEQKELSTDAARASCLELDYCRSSTLLDELVIHQRLPIV